The DNA window GTTTTGACtttgataaaattatcaaaGACCAATCCAAATAAACACAAAACTCACCAAACTTTGCAATGGGAACAAACCCCATATTCCAAATTAAATACAAACTATTACCTAGCAATTTTTACTTTACTAATTTATCTCAACACAAATCACAagttacataatttttttttatcaaaaatattatttttggaagAAACCCATAAAGATTCTAAAACACCCCCCCaaatcaatttttatgttttattattttagttaagtTGTATATAGTGATGTTATAGACTTCTTCCTAgctaaaacaaaaacaaaaagaattaCCACCATCATAGATCCAAAGCCATAATCGATATTGGTGTTGATGTTCATGTTGTCTAGGAACATATTAtcccctcctccacctcctGTCTTTTTCTGATACTGTTTCTGCTGCTCTGGTTCAACACTCGGCCATCCTTCAAGGTCATACCAATTATCAACTATGGCTGCTGCATCCTGTGAAGGAATTTGGAAAGTTCCCATGGACTCCATTTTTCCATTAATAATTCCTTCAAACTCATTTGCATAAGATGCAAATGGCAAGCTGTTTGTGTTAGGCATCAGTGAAGACTCATCATTAAAAAGATTCATGAAATCATCTGTCATTACATTGTCAAAACagaattcatcatcatcatcatagtaAGCAACTTGCTTGGATTTAGACATGGGATTCTCTGCAGCAACTATCTTATGAACTGCTTCTTTTGGCTCTGATTCAGAATTATGTATCATCATAAATCCTTTACCTTTattagtaatattattattattactaagaGCAAGTTTTTGCACAAGAGCTAAAGGTAGTTTTGGGTGCTCATTAATTCTCCATTTTTCCCCAAAGTGTGGCAGCCTTGTATCTAACATCTCTCCATTGGTCCTTCGCACACGACAAATAACCGAGTGCTTCTGTAATTGGTTTGAggttaatttacaaattattaaacACAAATTTGACAAAACATTGGATCACAGtactcaaaattatcaaaataaacctGACCTGTTTGTCAACGGAAGAGAATTCATGCATGAACCACCCAGTTTTCTGCCCTCTTGGTGGATGGCCGATATAGAAAAACAAAGTACTCTTTTTACCAATAATTTTGGAGGCATATTTCACATTGCTTTCCTTTCCTAATGTTTTCCAGTAGCCACATTGCGTTGTTCTCGCACTTTGAGATCCTTTCAGATAGCTATTACCACGGGTAGTGAAGAAGAACCACTCAAGGTTCGATTGCATGACAGTCATATCTGTGAACAACATGTAAACTAGAACTAGTCAAATTTCATCCATGAAACAAAAACaactaattaaacatataatacAAGATAAAACTTGAAGATCCAATCAAATTTGGCTAAGAATTAGATGACAATGGATTGTGACTTCTAAGGAGTACTTTCATAATTAAGAACCTATGAGAAGATTAGGGAATTTATATTGACCCTAAATTTATAGGCTAATACTATATTCTAAACCATATATATTTTTGCATGTACATGACTTCTAAACAATCAACCCTTCTCATCGATCTGCTAGGGATTAATAACCTTTCCCTATTTcatatcaaattaaaacaaatatcaatTGGATTCTATTCCAACCATCTATCTATAAAACTACAAATGTCTGACAATCATACCAAATCTACTAGAGGGCCCTTAGTTTAGAGCTTGATTTGTTATGGAAAGTCCCAAACCCTAACagttcataaaaaatatttgtttcaaagGGTGGGTTGATTAGTGTAAA is part of the Impatiens glandulifera chromosome 1, dImpGla2.1, whole genome shotgun sequence genome and encodes:
- the LOC124920153 gene encoding NAC domain-containing protein 89-like, producing the protein MAAQTPIQKLKWLVPLPSIFPGFRFSPTDGELVHYYLNKKIQGLERSVYVIPEIDFNKFEPWDLPDMTVMQSNLEWFFFTTRGNSYLKGSQSARTTQCGYWKTLGKESNVKYASKIIGKKSTLFFYIGHPPRGQKTGWFMHEFSSVDKQKHSVICRVRRTNGEMLDTRLPHFGEKWRINEHPKLPLALVQKLALSNNNNITNKGKGFMMIHNSESEPKEAVHKIVAAENPMSKSKQVAYYDDDDEFCFDNVMTDDFMNLFNDESSLMPNTNSLPFASYANEFEGIINGKMESMGTFQIPSQDAAAIVDNWYDLEGWPSVEPEQQKQYQKKTGGGGGDNMFLDNMNINTNIDYGFGSMMVVILFVFVLARKKSITSLYTT